A single genomic interval of Anopheles marshallii chromosome 2, idAnoMarsDA_429_01, whole genome shotgun sequence harbors:
- the LOC128717945 gene encoding alpha-2-macroglobulin receptor-associated protein: MEIKLFAARLSVIVFTVLVCSPVVQSQKAHDKYSKHANALPDSEIYEPDFRNIQRPFRMAKLNLVWTKAQHRLTEPKLKSLYTELKLHDKEEITYKQLKEKDKDGLKEAELRNKLVRIMSTYGLLEHFDDTQDPEKYKMYKSNDGTGKKDTYKNKSLFKDKKLNKLWDKAEAAGFTVEELDALREEFDHHQTKIDVYYSLLERLGDEADNQGGNADTHLANAINEDEHDRYNEVDRAEEGDRSGQQGANKQHAYLHKSNQLREKHREIRDNFDRLDRIASKGPNSQDFVEPKVQGLWRVALASDFSADELASLKVELLHYESRLLKLRHMHAEHALSLEKHKQSDAKADTHKQMEDNIKKQTRKVEKIQEEVERRIFKHSEL, encoded by the exons ATGGAGATAAAGTTGTTTGCTGCAAGATTATCTGTGATAGTCTTTACCGTTCTAGTATGCAGTCCTGTCGTGCAGTCGCAGAAGGCCCACGACAAGTACTCCAAACACGCCAATGCATTGCCGGATTCCGAAATATACGAGCCGGATTTCCGAAACATCCAGCGACCATTCCGCATGGCGAAACTAAACCTTGTCTGGACGAAGGCACAGCAT cGACTCACCGAACCGAAACTGAAATCACTCTATACGGAACTGAAGCTGCACGATAAGGAAGAAATTACGTACAAGCAGCTTAAGGAGAAAGATAAGGATGGGTTGAAAGAAGCTGAGCTGCGCAACAAGCTGGTTAGAATCATGAGCACCTACGGTTTACTGGAACATTTCGACGATACGCAGGATCCAGAAAAGTACAAAATGTACAAATCCAACGATggcacaggaaaaaaagataCGTACAAAAACAAGAGCCTCTTCAAGGACAAGAAGTTAAACAAACTGTGGGACAAGGCGGAGGCGGCCGGTTTCACAGTGGAAGAGCTTGATGCGCTGCGTGAAGAGTTCGATCATCACCAGACTAAGATCGACGTGTATTACAGTCTGTTGGAGCGACTCGGTGATGAAGCAGACAACCAGGGAGGAAATGCCGATACGCATCTCGCAAACGCGATCAACGAGGACGAACACGATCGATACAATGAGGTGGATCGGGCGGAGGAAGGAGATCGATCGGGGCAGCAAGGAGCTAACAAACAGCACGCATATCTACATAAATCGAACCAGTTGCGTGAAAAGCATCGCGAAATACGGGACAACTTCGATCGGTTAGATCGGATTGCTTCCAAGGGACCGAACAGCCAGGACTTTGTCGAACCGAAGGTGCAGGGTTTATGGCGTGTGGCACTCGCGAGCGACTTTAGCGCTGACGAGTTGGCCTCACTGAAGGTGGAACTGTTGCATTACGAAAGCCGGCTGCTAAAGTTGCGCCACATGCATGCGGAGCATGCGCTTAGCCTGGAGAAGCATAAGCAGAGCGATGCCAAAGCGGACACTCACAAGCAGATGGAAGACAACATCAAGAAGCAAACGCGTAAAGTGGAGAAAATTCAAGAAGAGGTCGAAAGAAGAATATTCAAACACTCGGAATTGTGA